The genomic interval AGAACGCGATGAAATGGGATGGATACAATGGTATTGGATCAAAAGAAGGAGTAAAAAAAGCTTATGACAATAAATCAGGAAATACCAGTGATATTAATCTTAACCTGACAACCTTACTACGGGAACTGGATCTGGAAAGTAACCCCGTTGTACTCAGCACGCGGTCTAACGGACAGGTTTATCAGGAAATCCCGATGCTCGAAAGTTTCAATTACGTGGTAAGCCATGTGAAAATTGGTGAAAAAGAATATTTTCTGGATGCTACACAGCTATATGCCAAACCAGGATTATTGCCTGAACATGCCGTTAATGGAGTCGGGCGGTTTGTTCCCAAAAAAGGAAATGGCCGTTTTGTTGGATTGACTCCATCAGATATGCAGAGTAAACTGGAAATGATCCATGCAGCCATATCCCCGGAAGACGGAACCATAAAAGGAGATTATAGTATTTCGTACGGCGGATACGAAGCTTTACGCTGGCGGGACAAATATGTAAAACAAGCAGGAAGCGTTTATGAAGATGATTTTAAAAAGAAAGTCCCTGAGTGGAAAATTCAGGATTTCAAGGTCAACAATAAAAGTGATAATCTGAGTGGTACGGTTAACGTGACCTGCAATTTTGAGATTGAGGATGAAAATGCGTCTGCCGATATATTCTATTTCAATCCGGTTCTGGCAGGAAGGTGGGTCGAAAACCCATTGAAATCTCCTGAACGTATTTATCCGCTGGATTTTACAAGTGGAATTTCAGCTTCTTTTATCGGAAGTTTTAAGTTGCCGGAAGGATACGTGATTGACGAAATGCCTAAGTCGGAAGTGATTCTGCTGCCTGAAAAAGCCGGAAAATTTGTTTATCAGGTTAAACAGACAGGAGATATTATTCAGGTAAATACCGGTGTAACGGTTAGTAAATTACGATTCATGCCTGAGGAATATGGAAACCTGAAAGAATTCTTTGAAAGGGTTGTTCAGAAACATGCACAGCCGGTAATTATTAAGAAAAAAGCGAAATGAAATAAGTTTGGATTTTTTTAATACTCGTCATAACATCAACATATCTTAATGAAATCAATTACGAACCATGAGCACATAGCCACGCGTTTATATTATCGCATAGTTATGTGCTTTACACTCATCATTTACCCTTTTATCAGCTTTTCACAGGAAGATTTTAAACCTAAATTTGGTGATATTGATAAGGAAGCTTTATTGATGACAGCTTATAAGGGAGACAGTACAATTAATGCGGTTAATTTGTATGATTATGGAAGTGTTAATTTCCGTTATACGGAACGTACGGGTCTTGTAATGACTATGGATTGTTGGGTGAGAATTAAAATACTTAAAGAATCAGCACTTGAACAGGCATCGGCATCTTTGATTTATTATGATGGAAGTGGTTATGAAAACGATGAGCGAATAGATGATTTGAAAGGTTTTACATATAATATGGAAGGTAATCAGATTGTAACAACTACACTGGACAAAAAATCCATAAAAAAGGAAAGACTTTCCAATGAACTTTTTGCTATAAAATTTAATTTGCCAAATGTCAGAAAAGGGTCAGTAATAGAATATTCTTACACGCGTATTACTCCTTTGAATTATCAAATAGAGCCATCTACATGGGCATTTCAGGGCTCGGTCCCTATTGCATGGAGCGAATACAAGATAAATATTCCTGTTTTTCTAGATTACAGAAAAACGATAGGGGGGTTTTTGCCATTTTATATAAGGAATGAAGAAAAGCAAAATATAATCGTTGGACATGAAAAATATAACGGCGCAGGAATGTCATATCGCTATGTTGTTAAAGATTCACCACCTTTTACCAATGAACCTTTTATTACTACCGCCTCAGATTATTTAACGAAAATCAGTTTTGGATTAAAAACTATTGCTGTAACCGGAGAAATAGTTAATCAATATGCCCATACCTGGGAAAGTATTGACTGGAATTTAAATGAAGCTGCATGGTTTGGAGGAGAACTCCGAAAAAATGCTCATCTCAAATTAATTATTGATGAAATTTCTGCCAAAACCAAGGATCCGGAAGAAAGAATGAATCTTGCATACAACCATATTCAAAATTATATGAAATGGGACGGACATAATGGATTGGCATCAAATGAAGGCGCAAAAAAGGCTTATGATAATAAAGCAGGAAATGTCAGCGATATCAATCTTACACTGATCAATTTGTTGCGGGCACTGAATATTGCATGTGATCCTATTATACTTAGCACTAGGTTGCATGGTCAGGTTATCAGATCAAATCCAACACTTGAAAGTTTCAATTATGTAATTGGCCGAGTTAAAATCGGAGAAAAAGAATATGATCTTGATGCTACTCAGGTGTATGCTAAGCCCGGCTTACTCCCGGAACAGGCTGTAAACGGATATGGGCGTTTGGTAACAAAAGAAGGTTTTGGAAGTTTTGTGAGATTAATTCCAACAGATAATCAGATCAAACGGGAAATGATTCAGGCGAGTATATCACCTGAAGACGGAATGATAAAGGGGGTTTACAGTTTGTCATATGGAGGGTATGAAGCTTTACGGTGGCGTGGCAAATATGCAAAGGAGCTGGAAAGAACTTATCAGGACGACTTGAAAAAACAAGTTCCGGAATGGAAAATTGATGGAATAAAGATTACCAACAAAGATGAAAATATTCACAAAGCA from Dyadobacter sp. NIV53 carries:
- a CDS encoding DUF3857 domain-containing protein — its product is MKSITNHEHIATRLYYRIVMCFTLIIYPFISFSQEDFKPKFGDIDKEALLMTAYKGDSTINAVNLYDYGSVNFRYTERTGLVMTMDCWVRIKILKESALEQASASLIYYDGSGYENDERIDDLKGFTYNMEGNQIVTTTLDKKSIKKERLSNELFAIKFNLPNVRKGSVIEYSYTRITPLNYQIEPSTWAFQGSVPIAWSEYKINIPVFLDYRKTIGGFLPFYIRNEEKQNIIVGHEKYNGAGMSYRYVVKDSPPFTNEPFITTASDYLTKISFGLKTIAVTGEIVNQYAHTWESIDWNLNEAAWFGGELRKNAHLKLIIDEISAKTKDPEERMNLAYNHIQNYMKWDGHNGLASNEGAKKAYDNKAGNVSDINLTLINLLRALNIACDPIILSTRLHGQVIRSNPTLESFNYVIGRVKIGEKEYDLDATQVYAKPGLLPEQAVNGYGRLVTKEGFGSFVRLIPTDNQIKREMIQASISPEDGMIKGVYSLSYGGYEALRWRGKYAKELERTYQDDLKKQVPEWKIDGIKITNKDENIHKAVNVNCNFELENESASSGLFYFDPILVGKLAENPLKSPERIYPLDFTSGISNSFIGNFKLPDGYMIEEMPKSEIFSLPDKGGVFTYQIQHTSNVIQVSSSLIISQLHFPPEEYGNLKEFFERVVQKHAQPVIIKKKAK